One Budorcas taxicolor isolate Tak-1 chromosome 6, Takin1.1, whole genome shotgun sequence DNA segment encodes these proteins:
- the LOC128050071 gene encoding ubiquitin-like-conjugating enzyme ATG10: MGEDEFFGEKTFQHYRAEFIKPSQKIGDDWEWRASKDFSNGYICKTHFQVKSGTAMSHQGTSVHVQIFLPVEEALDSAPPPRLHFDVTETTTAAKVIRYEYHVIYSCSCRVPVLCFRARFLDGRTLALKDIWEGIHECYKMRLLQGPWDTITQ; the protein is encoded by the coding sequence ATGGGAGAAGATGAGTTCTTTGGAGAAAAAACATTCCAGCATTATCGTGCAGAATTCATTAAACCTTCACAAAAGATAGGTGATGATTGGGAATGGAGAGCTTCAAAGGACTTTTCTAATGGCTACATATGCAAAACACATTTTCAAGTTAAAAGTGGAACTGCAATGTCACATCAAGGAACATCTGTCCATGTACAGATATTTCTTCCTGTGGAGGAGGCTTTAGATTCCGCGCCCCCACCTCGGTTACATTTTGATGTAACCGAGACCACCACAGCAGCCAAAGTGATTAGATATGAATATCATGTCATATATTCCTGCAGCTGCCGAGTGCCTGTGCTTTGCTTTAGGGCAAGATTTTTAGATGGAAGAACTTTAGCTCTGAAGGACATCTGGGAAGGAATTCATGAGTGCTATAAGATGCGGCTGCTGCAGGGACCATGGGACACTATTACCCAATAG